The DNA sequence CAACACCTCATTagtctgacaatgatgtgggCAGTCTCTACGTAGTTTCTTGTATCTTTTCCGAGCTTGACGAAGAGTCTCACCATCTCGTTGTTGAAATCCAAGAATCTAGCTCCTCACCTACTTTCTTTTCTTTGTGGGAAAAAACTTGATTAATAATTTATTGTGCTAGATCATCCGAAGTGTGGATTGtgttttcgagctcattgtttaACCATTCCTTTGCTTCCCCCATTATAGAAAAGGCAAACAAAGTCagtctgacatagtccttggagatgTTCGGATAGTTGTATGTATCCGTAATCTCCAAAAGATTCTGAATGTGCCATTGTGGATCTTAATTAGATAGACCCATAAATAGCCTTGTGGATTGAATCAGTTGCACCATGTACTTTTTGAGCACAAAGTGACCCGTGATATCAGGCTGCACAATAGCCTAAGTCATATTCGCAAGACTAGGCCTTGCGGCCTCTATCATTGGTCGCTCTTCATTTTCTGCCATCTTGATTGGCTATGGTTGGACTACGATGCCCAACTCTGCAATTCCTTCTCTTGCTTCCGCCTCCCTCCTTAACTTGTGGAAGAGTCATTCGGGTTCAAGACCAAAAGGCGGAAGATTGTTCAAACTGTTACTTTTTCTTAGCATTCAATGTGAACACCTGTAGAGTAAGAAAATCAAAACAAATTAAATCTCTAACAAAAACAAATAAAAGCTTATTTCAGACAAGTAGAAAATTTCTAAATCCtaggcaacgacgccaaaaacgtTGTGGGTCCaaacacacacgcaagtatacgcggtcgaccAGTAAAAAAGTGATGAGAAAGTATTGTTCCCACGAGGAGTTATGATAAACTATTATCCAATCTAaactatttataaatttattgctCAAGTGGTTATGAAGAAAATGATTGTTATTTTTATTAACTAAAGTACGATGAAAGTAATAAGCAAACAAGAAAATACGATCGCAAGTAGAGCAAACAAACACTTACAAAGAATTCAATGAGATGGGGATATTATAGGGTTATGGGATTAACGCCTCTCTTATTGCATTCTTCCAGTTGATGTAATCATTTGACTCATCTAATTTGTTAATTAGCAAGGTTTATTAAGTGCGAAAAGTTTTTTCGATGCTtcgctcgcctattcaagccaacctaagactatatgtctatggaatcaAAATTGACAAGCACGCATGTATATTTCCTGCAAATATAACCAATTAaggcaactagaatatgtctatcctaatcgcgaatctaTTCTCTGATGCCCAGATTCATGAACTTACTCTAGttaatcttatatgcaatctatagttcccactattgagttcaactataaattcaTAGATAGTACTCTATTGTTTTATATGCAATAGAATAATTAAGTAAAAGATTGAATAAGAAAATTAATATGATAGAATCAAGCAACATAATCAACCGTCAAATTACAATAGTCAAACACGACCCATAACTCCAGAATAatgaggttcttagccactcataatAAAGTTAAACATTTTCATAAGTGTTTAAtagttgaaaatactaagaagATGTAGAAAACCTGAGAATCCTTGCTCCGAGTGTTTTGTGCTTGTGTTTTGCTCTCAAGTTTAGACTTCTTTTTATGCGAGTTGGGGGCGTGTAGGGCCAAAATAACCTTGTTCCGAATAAAGTAGGATAGTTTCCCGTCACCCAGCGCCAAGGATAGCGCGGAGTGCTAGCCCTGGCACTGGAAAAATTGTACACATGTAAAATGCACTCCAGGTAGTGCGGAGTGCTGGCCTGGGCGTTACACTTTGCCCATATTTTGCTTTGTTCCCTTTTTTGTTCAAATCGTGCACTTTCGTCCCACATTGCCTCAGAGTGACTCCTGCATATAAAAATACCTCGAATTAGAATAAATCGTTACATTACACAtccaaattacataaaatatgagtaaaatgttaggcgacaTGCATATAAATACACATACTTTAAGCCAATCATCAAGCATGCAGGTGGAAATTGtttctttgtattatattgtttcaTTGACTATGTTCTCCATGCTTAGGTTACAAtattactgtcacgaccccaaatttcctctaaaggatgtcgtgatggcacctagtctctacgactaggtaagcctaacaaatagcaACCACTcaacagatatatatatatacaagatacTGAAAACGACTAAATAATGGTTAAAATCGTCTGTAAATAAAATATCACAATTTCACACCCCctaaaccggtggaactgagtcataagctctataaaaTGCAACTAGAATGCTACTACATCACTGTCCAAAAAGGaaatacaacaacaatgaaaataagggaaggtgactccaagTCCTGCGGACGCCGAGCATGCATACTTTGAAGTCTCCGGTAAAAGAAGCTAGCAAGACTCTCTATCTAccggcacgagcagacgtacctgcATCGTCACAAAAATATGTGctgaagcatagtatgagtacaccacaacggtacccatcaagtatcaatcctaacctcagtagagtagtgacgaggccaggtcaagacacataCTAGAATATGAAATAGACAATATAAAATGAAATAAGGATATAAATTGGGAAGTAAGAAAGAAACTAATATGGAACAAGATGATAGCATGatctaaacccaggaaactcaaTAGTAGAAATAGCATGAAAGAAACAACTAAAGTGATACAAAGATCATGTACGGACTACAACTACTAGAATGATAACGAATGGAGCAACAAGAAATAACAGCAAGAAACAcaacgaggtaccacctcatataTAATGAAATCAAATTGAGGTACCACAtcgtataatcaagaataacaaccgAGGTACAGCTTCGTATTCAcgtttctcaatttcaatcataatCCTTCCTTATGCCgccacgtgagccttacatttgaaaataggttttgaaaatagttttcctgaaatagctacacgcactttagcctacCTTATGATGCCGCATGGCTTCACGTGGTTTCCCTACAAGCCACTCGGCGTCATAAgttgggctaaagtgcgtgtagctatttcgagaaaaatattttcacaactatttaaatgtaaggtGTGAGCGGCGGTATAAGAAACGattatgattgaaattgagaaatgtgaatataaGGCGATACCTTGGTTATGATTATTGGTgtatatgaggcggtacctcagttgtgactCTTGTCAtgtacgaggtggtacctcgtctATGATTCTTGTTGTTAAGAGTTATTGGTAAAACACTTCCTGTTGCTCTTATTCTTCCTTGTCCTATCAATTTGGGATCCGTATTTGACTTTGGTGGTTCTATTTAATGGCTTCCTTTAtgttatctctatgcttacaGTTCCGGCATTAGTTTATGTTGTTAACTTGTTTCGtgtttcgtatcagttatttctccaccttccattacttctcgttattatgttttcatactatttattttgtcctagtaggtatcttgacctggcctcgtcactactctaccgaggttaggcttgatacttactcggtaccattgtggtgtactcatactacgcttctgcacattttgtgcagatccaggtacgtctgcccgtGTTGGACACTAGAGGTTGATTGAGCAGCTACTTTTAGAGACTTCAGGGTATACCAGCTCGACgttcgtaggcctcggagtccccttataTTTTAGACATTCTGTTGTTTATTTCTTgtttcaaacaatattgtatttcgagACTATTAGTActttcttgtagagcttatgactccgttCCACTAGGTTTTAGTATTATTTCCGCTATTACtctatgcatgttaggcttacttagtctgaAAGATTAGGTGTTATCACGATATCCTATGGTGGGAAactggggtcgtgataagttggtatcaaatCTTTAAGTtaataggtgttacgagtcataagcaggtttagtagagtcttgcggatcggtacggagatgtctgtacttctCTTCGataggctatagaactgttaggaaaactccACTTCCTTGATTCCCTACCGTGCGAATTAGTTGACTTAGAAAACTAagtctttgactttctattctctcacagatggtgaggacacgtacttcTGGATCCGTCGGTCACATACCCGCGCCCTTGCTAGGTGCGTGAGAGGCCGGGgttggggcagaggccgaggaggggcacatggtgcagctagagcaccagCCCGAGCTACGATAGAGTAGCCACTAATAATTCCATTTTGGGGGTAGGCACCCGAGGCGCCTGTTGCCATCcctacacttcaggagaccctcgcatagttcttgagcatgtttgtactctagctcaggcggggttgattccacttgcaccagccacatcttagGTTGTGGGGGGAGAGGGGGGGGGAGCTCTGACTCCCGCAACCCATACTCCAAAGAAGCGGGTCCATAttgatcaggtcccagaggttataccagtgcaacatGTTGTTCCGGTTCAGCCCTAGGATAGGGCAGTGGCATCTGAAGAGGAgaaacttagacttgagaggttcaacaAGTATCATCCTCTTACTTTCATTGGCATAGCTTCAGAAGACACACAAGATTTTCTAAAGAACtgccactgtattctccgcaccatgggtattgttaagatgagcggagttgctttcactacattccagctgtcaagagcagcatatcagtggtggcgggtttACGAgtagggtagcccagccgattcaacttcacttacatgaactcgattttcagagatgttcttaagagagtttgttccccagacccttcgagatgcatggcgcatgaAGTTTGAGAAGTTGTGTCTGGGTACTATGTCAGTGCCAGAGTATGCTATCAGAAAGTGATTTGTTCAGACATATAACtattttggtttctacagtcataGAGCAAGTCCATCTATTTATCGatgggctcaactatggtattaaatttagcatggctcgagagttggagatagataccccatatcagcaggtggtagagattgcacGGATGTGGAGGGTATgtggggccatgagagagaggatAAAGAGGCCAAATGGCCTCGAGGTactagaggatttagtggtggccatGCTGCAGCTACGACCCGttatggtaggggctatgtgagtcgtcccatttattcagcacttccaacTTCTAGTGGTACTCCAGCTATCCCGAGGTCTCAGGTTACACACTTTGCTCAGCTAcattctagtgcacctcctacacggggtgccttcagctgtcagtccagccgaccaggcccgagcTAGTCCCAACAGCCACGCCTACCGATAGTTGCTATGTGATACCCATCATATGGTGATAGActtccccagacttaggaggggtgcatctCTACAGACTATTCATGCTCCACAGATTCAGTCAGGTCCATAGACTTCTTAGGCCATGTTGCTGCCCTTGTTGCCACTCCACCAAcacagccagctcggggtgggggacGGGCGGGTAAAGGTCTCCTTATAGGAGGATGCCAAGCTAGATTCTATATTTTTTTGGGTAGGACAGAGGCAGTCCCTTCAGACCCAGTCATCACAGGTATGATTCCAGTTTGTCATAgatatgcatcagtcttatttgatccgggatccacttattcatatgtgtcatcttactttgctccgtatttggatatatcttgtgattctttcagttctcctatttatgtgtccacgcttgtgggagattatattattatggaccgtgtgtCTCGGTCgtatttagttgttattggtggttttgataccagagttgatctattgttactcaatatggtagactttgatgtgatcttgggcatggactagttttcgccctatcatgctattctatatTGTCACTCCAAGAtagtgacattggctatgccaggtttaccgcgggtagagtggaggggtactttggattatgttcctagtaagGTTGTGTCCTTTCTTATGGCACAAcagatagttgagaaggggtgcgatACTTATCTAGACTTCGTGAGAGATGTCTATGCTGATGCTCCTATAGCTAAGTCAAtttcggtagtgagagacttcccagatgtattttcagcagatcttccgggcatgccgcccgatagatatatcaattttggtattgacttgttgccgggtactcagcccatttctattccaccatatcgtatggccccagcggagTTGAAGAAATTAAAGGAGCAGTCGCAACTGTtggttgataagggtttcattcagcctactgtgtcaccttggggtgctccggttctatttatgaagaaaaagtattgttctatgtgcatgtgtattgattatcggtagttgaacaaggttacaataaagaacaggtacccattgaTGTGcgttgatgacttatttgatcagctacaaggtgccagagtgttctcaaagattgatttgtggtcagGGTATCATCACATGATGATTCGAGATCCGAATATTCcaaagactgcctttaggactcggtatggtcactatgagttcctcatgatgtcatttgggctgactaacACCCCAACaccatttatgcacctgatgaatagtgtattccagccatatctagATTTAttcatcattatgtttattgacaatatcttggtgtactcccgcagtcgagaagaTCATAAGCAACACCTGAGGAACATGCTTCATACCTtaagagagaagaagttgtatgcaaaagcgtgaattctggcttgattcggtggcatttatgggtcatgtggtgtcgagtgaggggatcaaggtagatccaaagaagatcgAAGTAGTGCAAAATTGGCCCAAACCgtcttcagctattgagatttGGAGTTTCTTTGGTTCGGCCGCGTATTATCGCCatttcatagagggtttctcatccattactgcacctatgaccagattaacctagaagggtgctcatttcagatggaccgaggagtgtgaggcgagttttcaaaatcttaagactgctttgactacaacccaagTGTttgtgttgcctacgggttcgaggtcttatactgtgtattgtgatgtgtcacgtgttggtcttggcgcagtgttgatgtgacagtagggtgattgcctacgtgtctcggTAGCTGAAGACCCATGAGAGGAATTATCCCATCCACTACTTGGAAttggaagctattgttcatgcattgaagatttggcggcactatttgtacggtgtcccttgcaGAAATCTGTtaaaacagaaggatcttaacctGCAGAAATGAAGATGTTTAGAGTTGCTTagagactatgatatcactattttatatcatcctaggaaggtcaatatggtggccgatgccttgagtcgaaaggcgaagagcttgggcagtttggcatatctaCCGACAGCAAAGAGGCCACTAGCcctagatgttcaggctttggccaaccagtttgttagattggatgtttcggatccTAGCCATGTTCTTGCTAGCATGGTTTCTCGGTGTTCCTTATACGATTATAacagagagcgtcaatatgaagacccctatttgcttgtccttaaggatacagtacAGCACGgcaatgccaaggaggtttctatcggagATGACAGTGTGTTTCATATGAAAGGCCGGTTATgcatgcctaatgtggatgggttgcgttaGTTGATTCTTGAGGGGGGCcatagttcgtggtactccatccATCCCGGTGCCACtaagatgtataaggatttgagacagcactattggtggaggagaatgaagaaagacatagcatagtatgtagctcggtgcctaattatcggcatgtgaagtatgagcaccagaggccaggaggtttgcttcagagacttgagattcttgagtggaaatgagagcgtgtTACTatagacttcgttgttgggctcccacaaactcaaaagaaatttgatgcaatatgggtgattatggacaggttgaccaagccaagtcggctcatttcattctgatagtgactacctattctttagagaagCTGGCTTAGATCTATATCCTCGAGATTTTTCAACTTCATGGCATACTGGTATTCATTTTCTCTgaccggggcacgcagttcaaatcgcatttctggagagctgtGCAATATgtgttaggcacacaggttgagttgagtacaacatttcacccccagacggacaGATTGTTCGAGTGCACccttcagatattggaagatatgccttatgcctgtgttatggatttcgggggttcttgggatcaattcttgccgcgtgtagagtttgcctacaacaacaactaccaatcgagtattcagatggctctatatgaggccctatatgggagatggtgtaaTTCTCTAGTTGGTCGATTTGAGCtaggagaggctaagttattgggCACGGATTTGGtttgggatgccttggagaatgtcaagttgattcaggatcgacttcgtacaacccagtctagacagaagagttatactgaTCAGAAGCTTTGTGATGTAGCATTAATGGTTGGGGAGTGGTTTTTGCtctaggtttcacccatgaagggtgtaatgaggttcgggaagaagggcaagttgagccctaggtatctcg is a window from the Nicotiana tomentosiformis chromosome 10, ASM39032v3, whole genome shotgun sequence genome containing:
- the LOC138900011 gene encoding uncharacterized protein, translating into MVADALSRKAKSLGSLAYLPTAKRPLALDVQALANQFVRLDVSDPSHVLASMVSRCSLYDYNRERQYEDPYLLVLKDTVQHGNAKEVSIGDDSVFHMKGRLCMPNVDGLR